A region of the Falco rusticolus isolate bFalRus1 chromosome 6, bFalRus1.pri, whole genome shotgun sequence genome:
TCCTGCAGCCAGTGATCCCACTTCTTAGCCATATCTACATTTGGTGTAAAAGAAAATCCAATCAACAGGGAGAATATCTCATTTAATAGAAAAGGGTGATTTTATACAAAGTACTGTGGGGAAGTATAAGGCCACATGAAAAGCATCATCCAGTTGACACGGTGGCTACTTCTTAAGTCAAGACATGATTAGTACTTCCCCTGGTGCTTTGATACAGGTAAATGAAAGCCTTGAACAATTTCTTATAAGGTGCACAAGCATCCAcgatacattaaaaaaaccttagTTTCCTATTTCTCCagtactcaaaaaaaaaaaaaaaaaaacaaacccaaaacagagaCCCAGCTAATTATTCATGGGTTATCTTGCCATTTTTGCACTTTCCAGAAGATTTCGATATGCTGGTTTAGTAGGACTGAAAGTAAACCATAATTTTTAGTGTCAAAGTTTCTAAACACTGCTTGTGCTTCTACCTCCATCACAGAAGTATGGCTCCTCCAGACTTTGCTCCAGCAGAGGATGGACTCAGGAATGCCCAGCATGTCAAACCTTTACCAAAAGTCACAACAGCTTCCACTTGCAAAGGGTATGAATTTATAAAATGTTGAGGATTTCaacacttgttttctgaaagaaagtcatgctggtttggtttggtttagaaATGATGACACATTTCGATCTCAAACCCCCAACGTCACCTGCGTAAGAAGGGTGTAACATCACCAGCTCACTGCAGGATCTGGATCTGCAAGTGTGAAAATCCCAACCACTATGGGTTATCAAATATTATGTGTTTACAAAACAGTCTGAATGCAATTCTTTAGGTTTACTGAGAAGGAGTTTCCAAAACTCTGGGTCTCATCCTGCACACCCCTACTAATGCAGGCTAAGTAATTTGCCTGTATATCAAGAccaaaatgaataaatacaaaatatatttggtATAGAAAATACtagtataaaaattaaaaatcacccTGTTTTACTGTCCATCAAAATATTAACAGCaagcattacatttttttaacctattGCCAAAATCATTTCCAAAGAGTTCTGCTTTCTTGAAGTGCTGGTGATTGCATTTGCCCAAgtactgaaagaaacaaataggGAAGGGACGAGGGAATATATGGTAAGATTTCTCACATAGCATTATTGACAGAGGACCtaagctgaaggaaaataaagtatgCACACACACGAAGAAAAGAAGCCGTTGTCAGTTCTGTTGTAGCCATTAGAGCTCTTCCTGATCTTCAGCAAGTTTGTAGAGAAGGTGCTTCCTCACACTAGCCCTGACAGACAGATGACGGTACAGGGATGAGCATACTCAATCCACTGCTGCTTTTCGGTTTCTCTACTGTGGCAATTCGGTTGAGTTTGCCAacctctgcctgccagctgggGATCTTCTTTGTGCTCATATGGCGGCGGGTGTGCTTTGTCAAGTGATCGCTGCGCATGAAGCGACGCTCACACACAGGACAAGCAAACTTCTTCTCTCCCGTGTGAGTTCTACGGTGGCGTGACAGTTCATCTGAGCGGGCAAACTTCTTGTCACAGCCTTCCCAGTTGCAGCTGAAAGGCTTTTCTCCTGCAGCACATAAAAGAAGCATAACTTACTTCTGAGAAGCCTGCTATGGTTTTATCAAAGAACTAACTTAAACGCTGCCTTGCAAAAACTGATGAATTCCATGGAACCGCTCATGTGTGCACTCAATATTAGCTTAAGCTCAAGTTGTGTTCCAGAGGAAAGTTACAGATACCATTTCTACTTATTCCCTTATATCTCTTTAAATGTTCTTCAATCAAGTCTGGTTTAATTGTCCAAAACCCCAGTTTAAAGAAGAAGATTCTTCACGAAGCTACCTTATCAGCTGACTTGAACTAGAAGCAAGCCCCATGCCACCACAGCTATATGGCTGCTGCATGTCATCAGCAAATACCGCAGGCAAACATATCTGAAATAAGAACAGGATCGCAGGATCCTGGAATCCAGCCTCAAGAGTCCCACTGCTCCAGTGATCCAGTCTGATACACAAACACCCCGCCCCAGCGAGTTCTACTGAGGAATGGCCTGCCCTGCCATCCCCACAGGGCTAGATCCCAAGACAGACTGGGGAGGTCTGCACACCCAGGAATGACAGCAGTCAGGACGGCCGTCCACGTTACCTTCTGCTTGTCCTGGGCCACTGCTTAACATCAGACCTATCCTAAACAACGTGATCTACCGCCTGCAACCCCCACCCCTGGTAAAGCTCAAGATAAACATCTACCATGTGACCCAAATTTATGGTAACGTTTTGGAGCAGGACAAAAGTGTCCAGCAGAAAGAAACCCCCACAGAAGTGTTGTTCTTATTTCAGATATTGAGAGTAAAGTTCTACATTTGGTGTATGTGTTATCACCTAACTACCTGTgcactgggaaaagaaagctgaactACTCTGCCTCCTGATCCTGTAACACGGACTGGCTAGTAAGGGTCAGTGTGGTTCACCTCCCATAGATGTCCTGGGCTTGATCACCATATGGAGGGACACAGAGCTTCCCTATTCAAAACCAAGACATTTGTTGTTAGTCCATGTCTATCCTGTAGCTCCAGGTTAAttcagcagcctgcagcacttACTTTCAAGCCAGAAGTAGAAGCAGCATTCTACCACTGAGCTCTGGTTTACAAGGATTATCAGCTTCCTGTGGGGTTTAAGCTCTTTCCCCAAAGGAACTGTAAAGACAAGCTGGCAAACTAATGCAAATCCTGCCAAAGAAGCTGACATCCAATAAACCAGTGTCTGTAGGCCAagggagggtggggaaaaaaagccaaggaCAAGCAAAATTAGACACTTTTGAATGAGCTATTCCATACCAATCTCCTGCTATGCCTATCCTTCGACATCAGGAACAGTCCCTGAGAACGCAAATGTTTTAACAGAATCTGGAGCCAGAAAAAGGGTAAGTAACATACACGTATACGGTCTCCACACTGACCAGATTTTATGGAGCAAATCAGCTCATGTGTAATTACAATTAGTTTTcatttgcctttaaaattccttttctgcaagTGAATAAACTGCTACGCTCCTgtagcagctctgcttcctcACACAGCTGCCCAAAATCTAATGCATTCCCATTTAGCCTAAACAAAACTTGGGGAAAACGTGCAGTTTCTGACTTCCTCACCTTTCTTTTACTTGTGTAACAATTTAAGACCAACTACCTCTACTATGGTTTGCTTATACCAGACCTTTCCATGCCCCCAAAAATGGGACTCGCACAATTCATTTCGATCGAGTCCAGACGGCAGGATTCCACTCAAacctaaacacacacacacacacagagacagcaaAGCTCTGCTCCAAGTAAAGCATGTGAAATTCAACTAACACTATGGGGTCAGCTGAGGTCTCAGAACAAAGTCTGTCTTGTTTTGCCTGCCCACAGAGAATGAACATTCCTCCCGTCTCCGAGATAGGCAGAAGTTTGCCGATCAcctgcctcttccctttcccaccctCTCCCCCCAAAACCCATGCATTTCAGCACCCCAACACAAGCCAGAGCTGGAGTGCCAAAGGACGCGTGCTGTCATACGTACCAGTGTGGGTGCGAAGGTGGGCTTTGAGGTGGGAACTTTTGAAATAGGTTTTCTTGCACCCAGGAAAGTTGCAAACGTAATTCCTCCGTCTAGAAAAGTCCACCTGGGGGGCGCAGCTTTGACCAGAAGTGATGAACAcaggagcaggggcaaggggcaGTAACTTGGTGCTCCCAACAGTCATTACTGTTTGTGGGCACTGCGGTGTCTGTGTGACAGCAGTCTGTGGAAGAACCAACATGACGGTCCCCTGAGGCACAGAAGGTCCcatgaggacaggctgagagagtggGGCTGTCTGTGGTAAAATAGGTTTCATGGGAGCTGAGACTGCTGGAGTAGAAGGCTTGACGTAGGCATTGATCATACTGCTTTGCCCATTTAAAGGGATCATCTGACAGAGAACTTGGGGGCTTGAAACAGGGGCAGGTGTCACCGGGGTAGCTCTTTTTAGCAAGTCATTCTCACAACTCTTTGGTAAGTGGGTCTGTGGCGACATGGGCCGGACTGGTAGCTGTCCTTTATTGGTCACAGTATCACTGGAGTCGTGTGTGCAAGGCTGATGTACTGGAGAAGTTTTGTTAATTAAATCATCCGCAGCACACATGTCCTGTGGCAGTCTGGAATGTCTTCGGTCATCCACTCCACACCAGTCTCTGGGAGTGCTGTAGCCTGAAGTTACCTTTGTCTTCTCTTGCACAGCAGGAATGTGATGGTAAGCCGAACTATCACCTGTGTGACGTATGACACTTGTTGCCATGGCCCTGCAAGGCTGAGGGGTGAAGGATTCCGATATCACTGGCTTCTGACTGCACTGTCGCTCCATGTTGATAACAGATGGCTTGGTTATGGGAGAGGCACCGGTCGCTGATGTGactgagcaggcagctgtgcttgCCATGACAGTCCTTGGTTTGGAATAAGTGACTTGTGAGGAGAGGAGCATAGCAGCTGATATCTCAACAAAGTCAGGGCTGTGCGGAGGGGTCATGCACTGCAAAACAGACAACGCCATTATACAGCAGTGTAACTTCATAGCATAATTTTTGACTAtctttacagtgaaaaataaaattacagccCCTCACCAGAATCCCAGAACCTGTCTCTTAGGACAAACTGATTAAAGCATACAGTGGCCCATCTGATGGCCATTCTGAATGTgctcaaaagaaaattagtaaAAGAAAGGCAATGAGGCAGCTGTAAACCTGCATAAAATATTGCATGTCTACTCACTGCACTATGACAAACTCTCCCATTCCTTTCTCCTCAGCAACTGGTGCAGCCGTAAGAGGTACGAGCGCTCTGCTGTTCACAGAAAACAGGCTAGAAACAGACAGCAATATTGTACTTTTTCAATTTCAGACTTCCAGGAAACCCTAGATATTTTATCAATGATTACCTCATCAGCTGGTGGCTACTCCAGAGACAAAGGCAAATGGAAAtgctctctctcttcttcatcCATTCTCTCTatgctctcctgctgccaccacctctccttcctcctttacCTCTGAAAACTCACACCTGTCTCCTGTGCTGCTCAAGAGACAGTAACAACACTGAGCGGCAGGAGCATGAGAGAAGTCCATCAAGCAGGTGCCATACTGTCTCAGACTCTTTTCCCCTATTATTCCCCTTTTTCCTGACATAACTGCACACTAGAAGCCCGCTGGTTGAAAAGGGCCTTAACCATCCGAAACCTGAAGAGCACCAAGCCCTTTTTTAATACCTACTTTTGCTGCAACATAAAttgcaacaaaaaagaaaaaaaataaagtgattcAACCGACATTACTCAGCCAGAGTAGACCAATGCTCTGGAGAAATAACAGACTACATGTAAAAACTCATAGCACAGAAACTAATTAAATTGTCTATTTCATAATGGTAACCTGTACTTTCTCTTATAATGACGAGAGTGAAGCCAATTCTTACTCAGTGCCCCAAGAAACCTACAACGGCCACACAGACAGCATCCCCAACGTACCTGCCAAGTGTAAAAACAAGGGCTTTCATGTCTATGTTTAACAAGGGATCAAGCTCCTGCATTTGCCATTCCAGACACATCAGAAAAACCCACATTCACCATGCCCGCCTCACTACTCtgcgtgcacacacagagcactggCTATACTACAGCTATTCCACACAGGGACACATGAGCAAGCTGTCTTTTCTAGCCAAATCGGAACATTGAAGAGATGTAACATCCAGATGCCAggcttatttattttgcattcatgTTTTTCTTACCAGTGTAGATAAATAGTCCTTTGGTAATTCAGACGTAGTCTCAGCGTGCATTGTGAAATCACCAGAATCCGAGAAGGGCGTAAGTGGCCTTATCTTTAATATGTCACCTTTCTGTGATCTTTGACCCCAGGAGCTCATACAAACAAGCGCTTCAACAGCTTCAATGTCGTTCTGCTCCAAGGTGCTGCAGGTAGACCTTTCGCTGTCATGACGCTGCCTTTCACGGATAGACTCATAGATGTCCACGATGTCAACCTAAATGCAATTGGATTACTGGCTATTAGGACAGGTCAGAATACAAAGCCAATACCACCCACGTACTGTCTGCTCATGATGAAGGTCATCTGAAACAGATCCCATGCCCGCAGAAAGGCTTTTACCAACCCGCTCAACTCCTAACCCTCCCCCCACCAGCTCATCTCCACTCCCCTgttactcttaaaaaaataaaatttaaatagaaagaaGTGTGATTTGCAGGAAAGGAACAGATATGTATATAGCTCACATTTCCAGAATTGCTGTCCCAGATTACACTTCTCTGAATGAACACACCCTGTGCTTGCATACACGcgaaaagagggaaaaaatcctGACTTCCAACTTTGTTTAGACAAGGCTGTTTCCTGGACCCAAAAGATGACTGCTGGTCAGCACTAACTTAATTCTGGTAACGTTTTGAAGATAAATTTCAGCTGACAGTAAGACGCTTTAAGCTATGACCACTGACTAAGTACCACATcttgcaaaagcattttcatcttatttttgtcAATAGGGAagccagggtggggggaaggaaggggggaaagtGGCCTTCAAAGTGCAGTGGGAATTGTATGTATTGTACTTCAGAAAGTCATGACGCTACATAGGTGCTGAGTATCTCAAGATGCACTATGAGTAACATGAAGACAAATGTAGTCATACCGATTTGTTTCCAGCTGCAAACATCACATAaaatttgtgtgtgcatgtgtatgcatGCACGCAACACACTTGACTCCTCTGCAAAAGGATACCCAAACTTCATAAAGCTTCCACAGCACTTGGCAGTGACTCCAAAAGCTACGTAGCGTGGCTGGTTTATCGCTCACGTGCCAGCTCAGGCTCACCTAGACATCCAAACTCTTCCAGTCTTTAGGCACACCAACTAACTGTGAAGGCTGGGATTCTGCATGGACCCAGATTCTTGAGCCTACTGCTGTTACACAGAGTGCTTACAGACTGCAGTGAAAAGGTTCTAACTAAAAAGACACCGCCACACCGTTAGCACGTTCTAAAGCCCTAGAGGGAACTATACTTGTTGGGCGACATCACTTACACACCTAAGTCAGCGAGTTTTGTTACAGAGTCAAGGAAGGAGGAATGATCCTGGCTCAACAGTGTCACAAAGATGCAAAGCTGCGTGCCATTGCCTCCCCTATAGGGACCTGCACGGTAAACACGTTCAACATAATGAATACAAAATGCACTCACAGAGGACTTTCACCTAAAACATGTACCAGGCATGGAGATGTCAAGACTGGGGAGCAGGATGGGGTTCAAGTGACTAACGGTTCTGAGGGAGACTCCTAAGAATTTCCACTAAAAGCAATGGGAACGGGAAGGAGGGCAAAACCCGATGCGGGCTGCAAGCCCGGACCCAAGCGCGCCTGTCCCACAGGAGCCACCGCAGGGCAGGCTGTGCACCCGGCTGCCCCAAAGCCTGCCACCGCTCCCCGCAGCGTGACTGCAGGCAGCCAAGCCAGCAGGTTCATGTCTTCCAAACGCACGTTTCAGGAGAGCAGCTGTCCCTACAGTtacatgaatatatatatatacacacacacatacacagccCGCTTcggaaaagaaaacctaaaaaagCCCCTTCTCAGGGCGAGCGCCGCAGCACGGCTCCCCCGCCGCCAGGGGCACGGCTCGGGGCGCCCGGCCGCCTGTCCCCGCGTCACCCCGCCGGCCGGGCGGCGCCGCTGCGGGGCGGATGGCgggaaggaagggaagcagcagcagcaggagaaggaggaggaggaggaggagcgggggggggagcagctcccgccccgccaccgcccccACAAAGGCCGCGGGGGGAGCCCCCCCCCTGCAGGTGACCGGGGCACACCCGCCCCTgagggctctgccctggcaccgCCGCCCCCCCAGCGGCAACggcaccgcccgcccgccccccgcggcgggtAACGGTCCCAACCGACcatccccccccgcccccgggcgAGTAACGGTCCCCAGGGGCGACCGACCCGCCGCGGCCGTGCCGGTCCCCGCGCCCCTGCCCGCCGCAGAGCACGTGCCCGGGCCGGACCGGCGCCAGCTGCCCGCGGCTCGGGGcacccgccgcccccctcctccctccgcTCGCCCGCCACTTACCGCGGGCGCATCTCCCATCTCCGAGCAGGGTGAGCCGTGCATGGCGCAGCtccggcgggcggcggcggtgTGACCGGGGAGCGGCGGCagcgcgcgcacacacacacagagcagcagccgCCGGCGCCGGCTccgccccctccccttcccccgcGCGCCGGGGGACCCGCGCCGCAGCGCTCCCTGCGCCAGACAGCacgggcggggcggggggggcggggagcgggggaagcggggcggggggagcggcggctACTCGCCAATCAGCGCCCGCCTCGGCCCGCGCCCGGCCAATGAGCGGCGGCTGCCGGCGTGATCGCGGCGTGCCGCGGGGCTGCCAGCGGGAAGGGCGGGCGCGTgggcccggccggcggcgggcgggaaggcagggcgggggcggggccggggagcgCGCGCTGGAAACTGGGGGAAAGGTcgggctgggggcggggcggggcggaggcCGGGAATGCCCGTGCGCGCGGTGGGGGTgtggcggggcggggcgggacgcgggggggggcgcggcTCCCACCCCCCCTCAGCGGTGCGtgcggcacggcacggcacggcacggcacggcgggggcagcgcggcccggGCGCTGGGCGGGGTGTGGcggccccccccccggggcaggtgccgccgccggcggggaaGGAAGGGACCGGGCCCCGCCCGCGGCACGGGTCGGCCCGCCGGCGCGTCCGGGAGTGAAGACAGGCGGTCCCCCTCCGGAAAGCGGGACGGGCCGTCAGCGCGGCGCGCCCGAGGCACGGGGCCGGCCGCGGCAGGGAGCCTCCCCGGGCAGCCACCCTCCGGCCGCCGCAGGGTTTGTCCGCAACGCGCTCCCGGCCCGGCCTCTCCGCTTCTTGCTTCAACGGGCGCTTCAGCGCACGGCCCGTCTgcggccccgccgggcagcggcgACTCCGCGGCGCGGCCCTGAGGCGGCCCCGCTCCGGGCTGCTGCCGCCCCTCGTTGCGGCCCCCGCTCCGCCGGGGGTGACCTCCTCCCGGCCCCTGCGGAGGGCGTGGGGGCATCATCTGGGCTATCTCCCCTTGCCGTCGGCTTGGCTTGGCCACCGCGGCCCgtttcttctgcagcttccGAAGCTTTGCCGCAGCGTGCTCACCTCTGCTCCCCGTCACCGCACGCTCCGTGTGCTTCAGCTTCCCGGTGCCGCTGCCTCCAGCCCATCAAACACCACATTAAACCGATCTCCCAGGCCCGTCCACAGGAGCATTCCCCTTCCCGCCTTGCAGCTCTCCCCGGTACCTCCCGCATGCAACgtttccccccgccccccccccccccatttccaGGTGCCCACCACACCATCTCCCCCGCAGGGTCCCACAGGGACTGCGGCAGCCGGTAGAACTGCAAGCAACAACTCCAGAAGGTCCCACAGAGTTTCTTGCACACCCTTGTTGCTGCTTGTGGCTTGCAACCTGCGAGCTCGCGTCTCTGCCCAGCCTCTTGTGCAGTACTTGGGTTGCAagtagcttttctgtttgtgtttgcaTGGTACCAACCGTGCTGCCGCCTGTGTGGCAGGGCCCTGTGCCTTATGAGAGTAAGAAAAATGCTGGTAATTCAGATTGCAAACCCAGCTCTAACATTAAAGAGTTCTGTTTGCCAAAGGAAATCGATTGTGTGACAGGGAATGAAACAACTTCGAAGAAAATGCTGTCAGTGACTAAAAAGCACGATTGAGGGTGGCACAGTGGGGGCACAAGGTATGTGTCTCATATAAATCACTAGCTGTTCCTTGTAAAACCAGAGCCTCTCACACGGTCCCATTTCAAGGG
Encoded here:
- the KLF11 gene encoding Krueppel-like factor 11 isoform X1; translated protein: MHGSPCSEMGDAPAVDIVDIYESIRERQRHDSERSTCSTLEQNDIEAVEALVCMSSWGQRSQKGDILKIRPLTPFSDSGDFTMHAETTSELPKDYLSTLCMTPPHSPDFVEISAAMLLSSQVTYSKPRTVMASTAACSVTSATGASPITKPSVINMERQCSQKPVISESFTPQPCRAMATSVIRHTGDSSAYHHIPAVQEKTKVTSGYSTPRDWCGVDDRRHSRLPQDMCAADDLINKTSPVHQPCTHDSSDTVTNKGQLPVRPMSPQTHLPKSCENDLLKRATPVTPAPVSSPQVLCQMIPLNGQSSMINAYVKPSTPAVSAPMKPILPQTAPLSQPVLMGPSVPQGTVMLVLPQTAVTQTPQCPQTVMTVGSTKLLPLAPAPVFITSGQSCAPQVDFSRRRNYVCNFPGCKKTYFKSSHLKAHLRTHTGEKPFSCNWEGCDKKFARSDELSRHRRTHTGEKKFACPVCERRFMRSDHLTKHTRRHMSTKKIPSWQAEVGKLNRIATVEKPKSSSGLSMLIPVPSSVCQG
- the KLF11 gene encoding Krueppel-like factor 11 isoform X2, with the protein product MTPPHSPDFVEISAAMLLSSQVTYSKPRTVMASTAACSVTSATGASPITKPSVINMERQCSQKPVISESFTPQPCRAMATSVIRHTGDSSAYHHIPAVQEKTKVTSGYSTPRDWCGVDDRRHSRLPQDMCAADDLINKTSPVHQPCTHDSSDTVTNKGQLPVRPMSPQTHLPKSCENDLLKRATPVTPAPVSSPQVLCQMIPLNGQSSMINAYVKPSTPAVSAPMKPILPQTAPLSQPVLMGPSVPQGTVMLVLPQTAVTQTPQCPQTVMTVGSTKLLPLAPAPVFITSGQSCAPQVDFSRRRNYVCNFPGCKKTYFKSSHLKAHLRTHTGEKPFSCNWEGCDKKFARSDELSRHRRTHTGEKKFACPVCERRFMRSDHLTKHTRRHMSTKKIPSWQAEVGKLNRIATVEKPKSSSGLSMLIPVPSSVCQG